TGCCGGATCTGGCCATCGCCGGCCTTCAGACCGAAAACCACTATTGTTGTCGCCGGCAGCCACTGCAGGAGAAGATGGGAGTATGGACAGCAACTTCGCGTGCCACCACGGGAAATTCTGCCTGATTAAAAGAGGTGGCCGACATAACAGCGGGCATGCTGCCAACACTTCGGCCATGTTCGCTCGCTATGATGATTCCATTTTGGAGTGATTTTTCTCTTGACAGGAATCCATTGAATCGTCTAGCCTGCGAAAAGGAGATTTTCAGGAAGGATTCAGCTGTGGAGGGTTGTACGCCTGCTGCGAAGGGACATCATTCTTCTTATCTCGTGGAATGATACCTGTTGGTCGTTATCCTGGACCACCATGGCCTGGGATAGAGATGGATAGTTCCGTCTTGATGCCGGTGATGCGTCGGGATTGATCCGGTCTTGCTCGTGAAGGAGAGAGGAATGCGCTCCAGTTGTAGCCGTGCTCTGCGAATAACATCAAGGGTTGTGCTGTTCTTCTATATGTGGTCCTTCGGTGGCCTGCGGGATATCGCCTGGGCTGCCCGGGATGCTGCAGGCGAGGCTGCGCCATCTGCTGGCCAGGGCCGGAGAGAGCCCCGGGCGGAGGAGAGAATTCATGACGAGGTGCGGGCGCTGGGTGGCCTGGTGGAGGAGCTGCGACAGGCGGCTGGCCCGGCGGCGCGGCGAGCGGTCAAAGACCGGATCCGGCAGGCCAGGAGCGCCATCGAGGCCCAGGATGGCGAGCTGAGGCGGCAGTTCGTTGCCACGGAGCAAAGGCTTCGGGAGAAATCGGTGTCGGCGGAGATCCTCCAGCGGCACCTGGAGTTTGTGGCGGAATACGAGAGCGGGCAGCGGCAGTTCATGGCCGAGGTCGAGGCGCTTGATCAGGCAGCCACGGCTGGTGCGGAAGACCAGGCCATCCGGCGGCTGCAGGACCGGTTCGAGGCGGCGAAGAGGCGTGTGAAGAGGCCGCGGATCGATTTCAACAACCTGCCGCACCGGGCGGCCGAGCCCACCAAGGCCGAGCCCCGTTTGAAGAAGGAGGATTTCCAGCCGGTCCGGCAGGCGAGCACCATGTCCGCCGAGGAGGCGTTTGCCATGCTCTTCCCCGGCACATGGCTGGCCGAAGCCGGCTATCATCCGGTGGCGCTGCCGCCGGGTATCCGGGTTGCCTCCCTGGGACCCGAAGGCGCCTGGGCGGATTCGGGTCTCGGTGGGGAGGCGGTAGTCGCGGATACGGAGGA
This Thermodesulfobacteriota bacterium DNA region includes the following protein-coding sequences:
- a CDS encoding transglutaminase-like domain-containing protein encodes the protein MRSSCSRALRITSRVVLFFYMWSFGGLRDIAWAARDAAGEAAPSAGQGRREPRAEERIHDEVRALGGLVEELRQAAGPAARRAVKDRIRQARSAIEAQDGELRRQFVATEQRLREKSVSAEILQRHLEFVAEYESGQRQFMAEVEALDQAATAGAEDQAIRRLQDRFEAAKRRVKRPRIDFNNLPHRAAEPTKAEPRLKKEDFQPVRQASTMSAEEAFAMLFPGTWLAEAGYHPVALPPGIRVASLGPEGAWADSGLGGEAVVADTEDASFGLSPGVLPPAAVPPGGLLLAQLSDLPTPADLAPTVEVQVTAAIEAKAAELGHDPVRIYEWVRNTIEYAPTWGSIQGADACLQSQLCNAFDTSSLLIALLHASEIPARYVLGTGEMAVER